The proteins below are encoded in one region of Styela clava chromosome 4, kaStyClav1.hap1.2, whole genome shotgun sequence:
- the LOC120326324 gene encoding intermembrane lipid transfer protein VPS13A-like isoform X2, with translation MVFESLVVDLMNKYLSAYIENLDASQLKLGIWGGDAVLENLHVKGDALKDLDLPVTIKSGFIGKLTLKIPWKNLYKDAVEATLDGLYILAVPNSSIQYDDKKEKEKAEKEKQEQLKQIEEQLAKKLEKKDTAPKQDGFVEKLATQVIKNIQVSVKNIHVRYEDDVTIPGQPFALGVTLNSLALQTTNEDWVPTLLDESVKIIFKMVSLNSLAVYWNSKPKLLYSKANREEQLAEFKSTIAAEGFMPKHFTYIIKPMTLETKLRLNPHPENDLSMPKILLSVVLQELGLHLSDIQFQSLMELVESMDRMSVNAPFRKYHPGVSVKGNAKAWWKYAYNSVLEAGVTRKMTMFSWNHIKEHKRKVKAYKKLYKEKLKQKKPQKDLLDSLVKMENELDVFNITLARQSAEVEMVKSGVAIKSKKSGHQKEEESSWFGGWFGGSKKKQPEKDKEGKEGNTIDTLMDGNEKQLFYEAIGYSEGEGPIEKKFPKEYVEINVGVDLNLVSVHLEDYKNLSGASLLSLGVKDIKTTFKMRPTMDAISVEVEMKDFSVDGLEQDGLVPHIVASDLTSEANAPLSANKLNLLAVKFETNPLDESCDQRVDVKSRPLCITYDAATINNLIEFFKPPEDVQLQQIRAAAFAAYEDLREQTATGLKHAMATRKITDISVNIMSSYVVVPKNGRYVDGCEVLVLDLGEIGLKTLNEGQTPALKSSFFNDDSDLTKMRSAAYDKFLIEVKKIQLLLAGRDENWSFNRTLEKSPLHILEPLNVSLLLQKCVMENDASLPKLKVEGELPLLSLKMSDVKLHNVLDLATSIPLPPPGPEADAFLVEYDNFALGDSVSKSDMKNMDNVFGEQYSSNRSLNSSVTSSEEFFTAESDVSDIDEVTAEKMKKKRLSKQMSLESKEQLTDVQASFIISKISIGISQHSPSGDKEILQLAIANFGASATVRTWDTKVNAYLESIRMEYMQGRLPDGSPMYILNTPGLEHNSKLLDVNILIAKRIAPDFATTYENTEQKLDIKFSVLEINANSKALLEIKAFAEKLVPPPKEVPDATETIVTPDDSKSTVTLVTPMESATNFGAIGIGGSSGSDGSPTTKKKRKKKKTKKKKVVKESEIINMKLQANLRTFAINLSDEKRQIASVAIEGIEASVSLLPSRVCIEAKLHNLLVIDPLEESLYHHIVSAEGEDVFNADIVNYNNATAGDGYSDMEKVDTSVKVKLGSLRVVFVKRFVDTMIKFAENFQDVKEVAMEAGEAAQKAASKSMMKLVERNPRIKLDVVLSVPKIHIPRNSKSLEVVAADLGNVKLSNYFTIIGSEESETPAVCENMKVEVTDIKVALCQLNDVKAVTSEYQILEPVSASIDLKRNLAASWFHDAPDISLTGSMQDINVKISAADMIGIMGTLNENLTEMADVPPPAEIIDDDVIVPVEKSEETAALGEKGMIAERSDVDISPGAVWDKVVLAFDLPKIKINLYNDQQREHSLAEFVITTLGLNLRMGSDESMDLNVRLGDITLEDMRSTHQAGITKHITRKLNRQQSPETYKYVIHANLVQKADGSMNIDATIGSLQIILCLEFILKITNFFLDALPKDTASKQPVTEVAIEETIKKAESKESLLSEATTVVPRPHEPETSDGKSKAIHIAFKLYQPDVILVTDITSSNCQALVLSMRLDAKVDISESGREQKLSGAVSSLQLICCPFTAIQNITDEYKKVIAPCDINVNALISDTVQEFSVVITKIQITATPMVITTIAEAVAVLSTESKSETSLRVASTQAKIDIWDTKKIADMHFWFIESPEDELKTKRLSAILDKVGTGEKKMSEMLKLSVPNIMIQLESGQGQHTVPLLITELKVNGEVKNWSGGQMEGNFKLALGVVYFNESLSVWEPLVEPVESNPGGFDSKYELWMVEANIQQNAADENRRLDSVTSNSIEEDLPPLMSVSVTSGKILHTTITNDALKVINSLARAFSDAAMTKSEKKKNKKGAEEVDGIADHISGEAKILNMLNQPLNISLGSDLKVVAQGGSNKTNDIYTLEYKGFLAVDFKEDDNLGVWELLSSQERSRESDGAEIHIAIPGSGESAIFDISKTGTKMHTLKHEQKSVNVVCLVESNGGIRTVTLRSPLVINNHISIPVQILNASDELIGEIAPEDTFPLPTKFTEGEKLFIQPYHSSVSVKKAEIDWKKLANMDEFSLETVIKCEPGYPNGNGVNLNIEVVSEQVASKHENDTCYEIHVRPIALFRNYLPYDIEYCIASRLANEKPGEFKPLTAGHGNQVYNAELKHSTVKVKIQYLDKTWTGEVILEPDLPELSVWTFKDDQGNSMVLGKQVTYTDGYMKMTLYSPYWMVNETGFPLDYKAGEDNISQHPEEKQDFILFSFTSKSFLQKNKLQLRVCNSNFSDSFSIDAVGSNGTITCKTKTFNYIIGTKITLTSFGLTKIVTFSSYYTIMNKSSHNLEIFEVGNDTGTPVVLNSQSKCFFWPESKTDQIHLRLKGNSESVSTKIRYSKLDSGVLVKVGEIPLFIDISVTESSVTVTIKNYYVGSSAVLLVNDTNNLNISYSQLKGVAKTTLTSGNVDHYLWPEPTSKREISWKIQEGGKEITHGVVHEIAGEMKFKIDGKERVVYYAVFIDGLQRVLLFTENKKCADAVEQGLGTEQANMEVNVSLQGLSCSITDTKAKREVMYMAITSSGIVWEEKPKKRWTALPLKYGTVLEQNYQKTNQTINIVEHDKYEFDMSKMRVVKPHKAELRRFFAPGIWLQYTVSDHQVMVHAKINRVQVDNQLSAAVFPVVLNPIPLPKTIAIDSSPKPFVEVSLMQRTSEHQTFTHIKYFKVLVQEFSVKLDMGFISALLPVFGADEVKSTPQRDLKYFNYDITNAKKIEDQSEEVMADDSGIAFYDVLHLSPIKVHVSFSMQNTSGGEGDQQTNVVVLPFNALAVVLKSVGVTVSDIDDVVFKLGYFERQYQFFNSVQFQSAITMHYAGQAIKQLYVLVFGLDVIGNPYGLVMGIAEGVTDLFYEPYQGMIQGPGEFAEGLALGAMSLLGHTVGGAAGAVSRVTGALGKGVASLTMDDEYKKKRQMQKNKPTDLKEGLARGGKGFVMGFVGGVTGVVTKPMEGAKKEGAAGFFKGMGKGLVGIVARPASGIIDLASNTFEGIQKLADMSEDVKRMRPARWINEDTGILQPYKLKKAQGKAILLDVEKGKFAEGAKYIEHASMDKDNKSFLLLTDKAIIEVHCGEIFGQWNSAWHFLYADIVEEPHMAKEGIKIVGAKTKKLFGSKSPHRIVTFHNEEYAKVILDKMRRDWNAAQKGKKDTPPQRERMSFRYSSMRQHFG, from the exons ATGGTTTTCGAGTCTCTTGTTGTTGATTTGATGAATAAGTATTTGAGTGCGTACATTGAAAATCTTGATGCTTCTCAGCTTAAACTTGGAATCTGGGGTGGCGATGCCGTACTTGAGAATTTACACGTCAAAGGGGATGCACTCAAGGACTTGGATCTCCCAGTGACAATAAAGTCTGGGTTTATCGGAAAATTAACATTGAAAATTCCATGGAAAAATTTATATAAGGATGCAGTTGAAGCTACTCTGGATGGCTTGTATATTCTCGCTGTTCCAAATAGCAGTATCCAGTACGATGATAAAAAGGAAAAAGAAAAagctgaaaaagaaaaacaagaacaacTCAAACAAATTGAAGAACAATTAGCAAAAAAGTTGGAAAAAAAAGATACTGCACCAAAACAGGATGGTTTTGTCGAGAAATTAGCAACGCAAGTTATCAAAAATATCCAAGTTTCAGTGAAAAATATTCATGTTCGTTATGAGGATGATGTAACAATTCCCGGACAACCTTTTGCCCTTGGTGTGACCTTGAATAGTCTTGCATTGCAAACTACCAATGAAGATTGGGTTCCTACTCTTTTGGATGAAAGtgtcaaaatcatttttaaaatggtCAGTCTCAATTCTCTCGCTGTTTACTGGAATTCGAAGCCTAAGTTGCTGTATTCAAAAGCAAATAGAGAGGAGCAGTTAGCAGAATTTAAATCTACAATTGCGGCTGAAGGGTTCATGCCGAAACATTTTACTTATATTATCAAACCTATGACATTAGAAACAAAACTACGTCTAAACCCACATCCTGAAAATGATCTGTCAATGCCAAAAATTTTACTTTCTGTTGTTTTGCAAGAATTGGGTCTGCACTTATCTGATATTCAATTTCAAAGCTTAATGGAACTTGTGGAATCTATGGATCGAATGTCCGTCAATGCACCTTTCAGGAAATATCACCCAGGAGTGAGTGTGAAAGGAAATGCAAAAGCTTGGTGGAAATATGCTTATAACAGTGTTCTTGAGGCAGGCGTGACACGAAAAATGACTATGTTTTCATGGAATCATATCAAGGAGCATAAAAGAAAAGTCAAAGCATATAAAAAGCTATATAAAGAGAAATTGAAACAGAAAAAACCACAAAAAGATTTGCTTGATAGTCTTGTTAAAATGGAAAATGAGCTTGATGTTTTCAATATCACTCTAGCGCGACAAAGTGCAGAGGTTGAAATGGTAAAAAGTGGTGTTGCAATTAAAAGCAAGAAGAGTGGGCACCAGAAAGAGGAGGAGTCATCTTGGTTTGGAGGATGGTTTGGCGGCAGCAAGAAAAAACAACCGGAAAAGGACAAAGAAGGGAAAGAGGGGAATACCATAGATACTCTCATGGATGGGAatgaaaaacaattgttttacgAGGCGATTGGTTACTCTGAAGGTGAAGGCCCGATTGAGAAGAAATTCCCGAAAGAATATGTTGAGATTAATGTCGGTGTCGACTTGAATTTGGTTTCTGTACATCTGGAAGATTACAAGAATTTATCTGGTGCATCATTACTTAGTTTGGGAGTGAAGGATATCAAAACAACTTTCAAAATGCGACCAACTATGGATGCTATATCAGTAGAGGTAGAAATGAAAGATTTTTCTGTTGATGGATTAGAACAAGATGGTCTTGTTCCCCATATTGTTGCTTCTGATTTGACGTCGGAAGCAAACGCTCCGTTATCAGCAAATAAATTGAATCTTCTTGCTGTCAAGTTCGAAACGAATCCTCTGGATGAATCATGTGACCAGCGCGTTGATGTTAAATCTCGTCCGTTGTGTATTACTTACGATGCCGCGACTATAAATAACTTGATCGAGTTTTTCAAACCACCAGAAGATGTGCAACTGCAACAAATTAGAGCTGCTGCCTTTGCAGCTTATGAAGATTTACGCGAGCAAACTGCCACAGGCTTGAAACATGCGATGGCTACTCGTAAAATTACAGATATTAGCGTAAATATCATGTCATCGTATGTTGTTGTTCCGAAAAATGGACGATACGTCGACGGATGTGAGGTACTTGTGTTGGACTTGGGTGAAATCGGACTCAAGACTCTCAACGAAGGACAAACCCCAGCTTTGAAATCATCCTTCTTCAATGACGATTCTGACTTGACAAAAATGCGCTCAGCTGCGTATGACAAGTTTTTAATCGAGGTTAAAAAGATACAACTCTTGTTAGCAGGCCGTGACGAAAATTGGAGTTTCAATCGTACTTTGGAAAAATCACCTCTGCATATTCTGGAACCTCTGAATGTGAGCTTGTTATTACAGAAATGTGTGATGGAAAATGACGCCAGTTTGCCGAAGTTAAAAGTAGAAGGTGAATTGCCGCTTTTGTCTTTGAAAATGTCTGATGTGAAGCTCCATAATGTTCTGGATCTGGCAACTAGTATTCCTTTGCCTCCTCCTGGCCCTGAAGCCGATGCATTTTTAGTTGAGTACGATAATTTTGCGCTCGGAGACTCAGTGTCGAAAAGTGACATGAAAAATATGGATAATGTTTTTGGAGAGCAGTACTCCTCGAATAGATCTTTAAACTCGTCAGTGACATCTTCTGAGGAGTTTTTCACTGCGGAATCAGACGTCAGTGATATTGATGAAGTAACAGccgaaaaaatgaagaaaaagcgACTTTCCAAACAGATGTCACTGGAAAGTAAAGAACAGCTTACTGATGTACAGGCATCTTTCATTATCAGTAAAATATCAATTGGAATATCGCAACATTCTCCATCAGGAGATAAGGAAATATTGCAACTTGCGATTGCAAATTTTGGTGCAAGCGCTACAGTGCGCACGTGGGATACAAAAGTAAATGCATATCTTGAGTCCATAAGAATGGAATACATGCAAGGGAGGTTACCAGATGGAAGCCCTATGTATATTTTGAATACACCAGGATTGGAACACAACTCAAAATTGTTAGATGTTAATATCTTGATTGCAAAACGAATCGCTCCTGACTTTGCTACGACTTATGAAAACACAGAACAGAAATTGGATATTAAATTCAGTGTTCTGGAGATAAACGCTAATTCTAAAGCTTTGTTGGAAATAAAAGCATTTGCGGAGAAGCTTGTCCCACCACCAAAAGAAGTGCCAGATGCTACCGAAACTATAGTAACTCCCGACGACTCAAAGTCTACTGTTACGCTCGTGACGCCAATGGAATCTGCCACAAATTTTGGTGCCATTGGCATAGGTGGTTCAAGCGGCTCAGATGGTTCCCCAACTactaaaaagaaaagaaaaaagaaaaaaactaaaaagaAAAAGGTTGTTAAAGAAAGTGAGATAATCAACATGAAATTGCAAGCAAATTTGAGAACTTTTGCTATAAATTTATCAGATGAAAAACGACAAATCGCAAGCGTTGCCATTGAAGGAATTGAAGCATCTGTTTCGCTTTTGCCATCTCGAGTATGCATAGAAGCAAAACTTCACAATCTTCTTGTTATTGATCCGTTAGAAGAATCACTTTATCACCATATTGTCAGCGCGGAAGGTGAAGACGTCTTTAATGCTGACATTGTGAATTATAATAATGCAACTGCTGGCGATGGCTATTCTGATATGGAAAAAGTAGACACAAGCGTAAAAGTCAAATTAGGTTCACTGAGAGTTGTGTTTGTCAAACGATTTGTCGATACGATGATTAAATTTGCGGAAAATTTCCAAGATGTCAAGGAAGTTGCAATGGAAGCTGGAGAAGCGGCACAAAAAGCTGCATCAAAAAGTATGATGAAACTTGTTGAACGCAACCCTCGAATTAAACTGGATGTTGTTCTTTCTGTCCCGAAGATACACATACCAAGAAATTCAAAATCTTTAGAAGTTGTCGCTGCTGATCTTGGTAACGTCAaactttcaaattattttacaataattGGATCGGAAGAAAGTGAAACTCCAGCAGTGTGTGAGAATATGAAAGTCGAGGTCACGGACATAAAAGTTGCTTTATGTCAATTGAACGATGTCAAGGCTGTAACATCAGAATACCAAATTTTAGAGCCTGTATCTGCTTCTATAGACCTGAAAAGAAATTTGGCGGCTTCTTGGTTTCATGATGCCCCTGATATTTCTTTAACTGGTTCGATGCAGGATATTAATGTAAAAATAAGTGCTGCAGATATGATTGGCATTATGGgaacattgaatgaaaatttgacTGAAATGGCTGATGTGCCTCCACCGGCAGAAATTATCGACGATGATGTCATTGTTCCGGTGGAAAAAAGCGAGGAAACCGCCGCACTGGGTGAAAAAGGAATGATAGCAGAACGCTCTGATGTTGATATCTCACCTGGTGCAGTTTGGGATAAAGTTGTCCTTGCCTTTGACTTGccgaaaatcaaaataaacctGTATAATGATCAACAAAGGGAACACTCCCTGGCAGAATTTGTCATTACGACTTTAGGTCTGAACTTACGAATGGGCTCTGACGAATCTATGGACCTTAATGTACGCTTGGGAGATATCACTCTTGAAGATATGCGCTCCACTCATCAAGCTGGCATCACGAAACATATAACTCGGAAATTAAACAGACAACAATCACCCGAAACTTATAAATACGTCATTCATGCTAATCTTGTGCAGAAAGCTGATGGATCTATGAATATTGATGCTACTATCGGTAGTTTACAGATTATTTTATGcttggaatttattttgaaaattacaaatttctttCTTGATGCTTTGCCGAAAGATACTGCATCTAAGCAGCCTGTTACTGAAGTAGCCATTGAGGAAACTATAAAGAAAGCTGAAAGCAAAGAGTCTCTACTTTCTGAGGCAACAACTGTTGTACCACGGCCACATGAACCTGAAACTTCAGATGGGAAATCAAAGGCAATTCATATTGCTTTCAAACTCTACCAGCCAGATGTTATACTTGTTACTGACATTACTTCTAGTAACTGCCAAGCACTTGTACTGAGCATGCGTCTCGATGCAAAAGTGGACATAAGTGAAAGCGGTCGAGAGCAGAAACTCTCAGGTGCAGTTTCTAGCTTACAACTTATTTGCTGTCCGTTTACTGCTATACAGAATATCACAGATGAGTATAAAAAAGTAATTGCGCCGTGTGATATTAACGTAAATGCATTGATATCGGATACCGTTCAGGAATTCAGCGTTGTCATAACGAAGATTCAAATAACGGCAACTCCAATGGTGATTACAACGATTGCTGAGGCAGTTGCAGTCTTATCGACTGAAAGCAAATCTGAAACTTCGCTCAGAGTTGCTTCAACACAAGCGAAAATCGATATCTGGGATACAAAGAAAATTGCTGACATGCATTTTTGGTTTATTGAAAGTCCTGAAGATGAGCTGAAGACTAAGCGATTATCTGCCATATTAGACAAAGTTGGAACCGGAGAGAAAAAGATGTCAGAGATGTTGAAACTATCCGTGCCGAACATTATGATTCAACTTGAAAGTGGGCAAGGCCAACACACAGTACCTCTGCTTATTACAGAGCTGAAAGTGAATGGAGAGGTCAAAAATTGGAGTGGAGGTCAAATGGAAGGCAATTTTAAACTTGCACTTGGCGTTGTGTATTTCAATGAATCGTTATCTGTGTGGGAACCTTTGGTTGAACCAGTAGAGTCGAATCCTGGAGGATTTGATTCTAAATATGAATTATGGATGGTAGAGGCTAACATTCAACAAAACGCAGCAGATGAAAATAGAAGACTAGATTCTGTCACTTCAAATTCAATTGAAGAAGATTTGCCACCACTTATGTCAGTGTCTGTTACATCCGGGAAAATATTGCACACAACCATTACTAACGATGCTTTGAAAGTAATCAACAGTCTCGCGAGAGCTTTCAGTGACGCTGCCATGACCAAAAGCGAAaagaaaaagaacaaaaaaggggcggaagaagtggatggaattgcAGATCATATTTCAGGCGAAGCAAAAATACTCAACATGTTAAACCAACCTTTGAATATTAGTCTAGGTTCGGATCTCAAAGTTGTAGCTCAAGGGGGATCTAACAAAACTAACGATATCTATACCCTTGAATACAAGGGTTTCCTGGCTGTTGATTTCAAAGAAGATGATAATTTAGGAGTCTGGGAATTGCTTTCTAGTCAAGAAAGATCGCGGGAAAGCGATGGGGCTGAAATCCACATCGCTATACCCGGAAGCGGCGAATCAGccatttttgatatttccaaAACCGGAACGAAAATGCATACACTCAAACATGAACAAAAGAGTGTTAATGTTGTCTGCTTGGTAGAGAGTAATGGAGGAATACGTACAGTTACTCTACGATCTCCTCTTGTAATAAACAATCACATTTCTATCCCTGTACAAATCCTAAATGCCAGTGACGAACTCATAGGTGAAATTGCACCGGAAGACACCTTCCCGCTACCTACAAAATTCACTGAAGGAGAGAAACTTTTTATCCAACCATACCATTCAAGTGTCAGCGTCAAAAAGGCTGAAATTGATTGGAAAAAGTTGGCAAACATGGATGAATTTTCTCTTGAGACTGTAATTAAGTGTGAACCCGGGTATCCAAATGGAAATGGGGTTAATCTGAACATAGAAGTCGTGAGCGAGCAAGTCGCTTCAAAACATGAAAACGATACTTGTTATGAAATTCATGTTCGTCCGATTGCTTTGTTTCGCAATTATTTACCCTACGATATTGAATACTGCATTGCTAGTCGGCTTGCTAATGAAAAACCAGGAGAATTCAAACCGCTTACTGCGGGCCATGGAAATCAAGTTTATAACGCAGAATTGAAGCATTCTACGGTTAAAgtgaaaattcaatatttggATAAAACCTGGACTGGTGAGGTGATATTGGAACCTGATTTGCCTGAATTATCTGTTTGGACTTTCAAAGATGATCAAGGCAATTCTATGGTTCTTGGAAAACAAGTTACCTACACAGATGGCTATATGAAAATGACTCTTTACTCCCCCTACTGGATGGTTAATGAGACTGGTTTTCCGTTAGATTACAAAGCTGGCGAAGATAACATATCTCAACATCCAGAAGAAAAACAGGATTTCATTCTCTTCTCTTTcacatcaaaatcatttttgcagAAGAACAAACTCCAGCTCAGAGTCTGTAATTCTAATTTCAGTGACAGCTTTTCTATTGACGCCGTTGGTAGTAATGGCACCATCACATGTAAAACTAAAACATTCAACTATATAATTGGCACAAAGATTACTTTGACAAGCTTTGGATTGACGAAAATTGTAACTTTTAGCAGTTACTATACAATTATGAATAAATCTTCACacaatttggaaatttttgaAGTCGGGAATGACACAGGAACTCCAGTTGTGCTAAATTCGCAAAGCAAATGCTTTTTTTGGCCAGAGTCGAAAACTGACCAGATACACTTAAGACTCAAAGGGAATAGTGAGAGCGTCTCGACAAAAATTCGATATTCGAAACTTGACAGTGGAGTTTTGGTTAAAGTTGGAGAAATTCCactttttattgatatttctgTTACAGAATCTTCTGTGACAGTGACAATTAAGAATTACTATGTTGGTTCGTCTGCTGTGCTGCTTGTAAACGACACTAACAATCTTAACATAAGTTACAGTCAGTTAAAGGGCGTTGCAAAAACCACTCTAACATCTGGAAATGTGGATCATTACTTATGGCCAGAACCGACATCAAAACGTGAAATCTCTTGGAAGATACAGGAAGGTGGTAAAGAAATTACTCATGGTGTTGTTCATGAGATTGCTGgggaaatgaaatttaaaattgatggTAAAGAGAGAGTCGTATACTACGCTGTATTTATTGACGGATTACAACGAGTACTGCTTTTTACTGAGAACAAAAAATGTGCGGATGCTGTTGAACAAGGTCTTGGCACTGAGCAAGCAAACATGGAAGTAAATGTTTCGCTACAAGGTCTTTCATGCTCTATCACAGATACAAAAGCAAAACGTGAAGTCATGTATATGGCAATTACAAGCTCTGGTATAGTGTGGGAGGAAAAGCCTAAAAAGCGTTGGACTGCTTTGCCATTGAAGTATGGAACAGTTTTAgaacaaaattatcaaaaaacaaatcaaactaTAAACATCGTTGAGCATGATAAATATGAGTTTGACATGTCAAAAATGAGAGTTGTGAAACCGCACAAAGCCGAACTTAGACGATTCTTCGCTCCTGGAATATGGCTTCAATATACAGTTAGTGACCACCAGGTAATGGTTCATGCGAAAATCAACCGAGTTCAAGTTGATAACCAGTTATCTGCAGCAGTGTTCCCCGTCGTTTTAAATCCAATTCCGCTCCCAAAAACGATTGCCATTGATAGCAGTCCAAAGCCGTTTGTTGAAGTTAGTTTGATGCAGCGAACAAGTGAACACCAAACTTTTACAcacatcaaatatttcaaagttcTTGTGCAGGAATTTAGTGTTAAATTGGACATGGGATTTATTTCAGCATTATTACCTGTCTTTGGTGCTGACGAAGTGAAGTCAACACCGCAAAgggatttgaaatatttcaactatgacatcacaaatgcaaagaaaattgaagaccaATCAGAAGAAGTTATGGCTGATGATTCTGGAATTGCCTTTTATGATGTTTTGCATCTATCACCAATCAAAGTACATGTTTCattttcaatgcaaaatacatcTGGTGGGGAAGGAGACCAACAAACTAATGTTGTTGTTCTACCGTTTAACGCTCTTGCTGTTGTGCTTAAATCTGTTGGGGTGACGGTATCTGATATTGATGATGTTGTATTTAAACTTGGATATTTCGAACGACAATATCAGTTTTTCAATTCTGTGCAATTCCAGAGTGCAATCACAATGCATTATGCTGGACAGGCTATTAAACAATTATATGTTTTAGTATTTGGTCTTGATGTTATTGGAAATCCATATGGTCTTGTGATGGGAATTGCAGAAGGGGTGACTGACCTATTTTATGAGCCGTACCAGGGTATGATACAAGGACCAGGAGAGTTTGCAGAGGGCCTAGCTCTCGGCGCAATGAGCCTTTTGGGACATACTGTCGGAGGGGCTGCAGGTGCGGTATCGAGAGTCACTGGCGCACTTGGGAAAGGAGTTGCCTCTCTTACTATGGATGATGAGTACAAAAAGAAACGACAAATGCAGAAAAACAAGCCGACAGATTTGAAAGAAGGTCTTGCTCGTGGTGGTAAAGGATTTGTGATGGGGTTCGTTGGCGGTGTTACTGGGGTTGTTACAAAACCCATGGAAGGGGCTAAAAAGGAAGGTGCAGCCGGTTTCTTCAAGGGAATGGGAAAAGGTCTTGTTGGAATTGTAGCTCGTCCTGCGAGTGGGATTATCGATCTTGCAAGTAATACATTTGAAGGAATTCAAAAACTAGCGGATATGAGTGAGGATGTCAAACGTATGCGACCTGCAAGATGGATCAATGAAGACACAGGTATATTGCAACCTTATAAGTTGAAGAAGGCACAAGGGAAAGCAATTCTTCTAGATgttgaaaaaggaaaatttgCAGAAGGTGCGAAATACATTGAACACGCTTCTATGGATAAAGATAATAAATCGTTCTTGCTTTTGACTGACAAGGCGATCATAGAAGTTCATTGCGGTGAAATATTTGGACAATGGAACAGTGCTTGGCATTTTCTTTACGCCGATATCGTCGAAGAGCCGCACATGGCAAAAGAAGGCATTAAGATAGTCGGCGCAAAAACTAAGAAACTGTTCGGGTCAAAATCACCTCACAGAATTGTCACTTTCCACAATGAAGAATATGCCAAAGTTATTCTGGATAAAATGCGACGTGACTGGAACGCTGCTCAAAAAGGGAAGAAGGATACACCACCTCAGAGAGAAA GAATGAGCTTCAGATATTCATCCATGAGACAACATTTCGGTTGA